A part of Candidatus Aminicenantes bacterium genomic DNA contains:
- a CDS encoding methyltransferase domain-containing protein has translation MSPDPGPGPAAGPVGTAKSPFTTEGVRDYERRRYKSWDQRMVQARERRITRRLFKAAGSAASTGLVLDLPCGYGRFAPLLIEIGARPVNADLSFEMVRRADETSGRPGVAADAKNGLPFRPGVFGAVFCMRLLHHIHDPADRKVILTEFARVSAGWAVISYYRSNALHKAQRALRRLRKKSPRKIRMIEGDGFAREAEAAGWTVIREAALFRGLHAARIALLRKDVG, from the coding sequence TTGAGCCCTGACCCCGGCCCAGGGCCGGCGGCGGGACCGGTCGGCACGGCCAAGTCGCCGTTCACGACCGAGGGCGTGCGCGATTACGAACGGCGCCGCTACAAAAGCTGGGACCAGCGGATGGTCCAGGCCCGCGAGCGCCGTATCACCCGGCGGCTCTTCAAGGCCGCCGGGTCCGCGGCATCGACGGGGCTCGTCCTGGATCTGCCCTGCGGGTACGGCCGCTTCGCGCCGCTTCTCATCGAGATCGGCGCCCGCCCCGTCAACGCCGACCTGTCCTTCGAGATGGTCCGGCGGGCGGACGAGACGAGCGGCAGGCCGGGTGTCGCCGCCGACGCCAAGAACGGCCTGCCCTTCCGCCCGGGCGTTTTCGGCGCGGTCTTTTGCATGCGCCTCCTGCACCACATCCACGACCCGGCCGATCGAAAAGTCATCCTCACGGAGTTCGCCCGCGTCTCGGCCGGCTGGGCCGTCATTTCCTATTACCGCTCCAACGCCCTGCACAAGGCCCAGCGGGCCCTGCGCCGCCTGCGCAAGAAGAGCCCCCGCAAGATCCGGATGATCGAGGGCGACGGCTTCGCCCGCGAAGCGGAGGCGGCCGGGTGGACAGTCATCCGCGAAGCGGCCCTCTTCCGCGGCCTGCACGCGGCCCGCATCGCGCTGCTCAGAAAAGACGTCGGATAA
- a CDS encoding type II toxin-antitoxin system RelE/ParE family toxin, producing MASYKVGFRASAEKELRKLPAPDLVRIIGRISDLAGNPRPEGVSKLSGEERYRIRQGDYRIVYAIDDREKAVLIVKIGNRKDVYR from the coding sequence ATGGCAAGCTATAAGGTCGGCTTTCGGGCTTCCGCGGAGAAAGAACTCCGCAAATTGCCCGCCCCCGACTTAGTCCGCATAATTGGACGAATCTCGGACCTCGCCGGGAACCCTCGTCCCGAGGGCGTCTCCAAGCTCTCGGGAGAGGAAAGATACCGAATCCGCCAGGGTGATTATCGGATCGTATATGCCATCGATGACCGCGAAAAGGCCGTGCTGATCGTCAAGATAGGCAACCGCAAAGACGTTTATCGCTGA
- the araD gene encoding L-ribulose-5-phosphate 4-epimerase AraD: protein MDKLKASVLQANRDLVDHGLVVLTFGNASGIDRKRGLLAIKPSGVGYETMKAEDIVLVDRDGKIVEGKLRPSSDTPTHLVLYRAFPWIGGLVHAHSPAATAFAQARRSIPCLGTTHADHFAGPVPVTRLLRRAEVEGDYEIETGKVIIERFAKLDPAAMPAVLVAGHGPFVWGRTPEEAVHNAVALELVAAMALATLQVEPRVAALPEYLLRKHHQRKHGPRAYYGQK from the coding sequence CTGGACAAGCTCAAGGCAAGCGTCCTGCAGGCCAATCGGGACCTCGTCGATCACGGCTTGGTCGTCCTGACTTTCGGCAACGCCAGCGGCATCGACCGCAAGCGCGGCTTGCTGGCCATCAAGCCCAGCGGCGTCGGCTACGAAACAATGAAGGCCGAGGACATCGTTCTCGTCGACCGGGACGGGAAGATCGTCGAGGGCAAGCTTCGCCCCTCTTCGGACACGCCGACGCATCTGGTCCTCTACCGAGCTTTTCCCTGGATCGGCGGCCTCGTCCACGCCCACAGCCCCGCGGCCACGGCCTTCGCCCAGGCCCGTCGGTCCATCCCCTGTCTGGGCACGACCCACGCCGATCATTTCGCGGGGCCGGTCCCGGTGACCCGGCTTCTGCGCCGGGCCGAAGTCGAAGGCGATTACGAGATCGAAACCGGGAAGGTCATCATCGAACGCTTCGCCAAGCTCGACCCGGCGGCCATGCCGGCCGTGCTCGTCGCCGGCCACGGACCGTTCGTTTGGGGCCGAACCCCGGAAGAAGCGGTTCATAACGCAGTCGCCCTAGAACTCGTGGCCGCCATGGCCCTGGCGACTCTGCAAGTCGAGCCCCGTGTCGCCGCTCTGCCCGAGTATCTTCTTCGCAAACACCATCAACGCAAGCACGGCCCCCGGGCCTATTACGGACAAAAGTAA
- a CDS encoding putative toxin-antitoxin system toxin component, PIN family, with the protein MVPQEVTDSPARIVIDTNVLVSGLLFGGVPGRLIDLGGQGRMRIIATRAILQEYIRVLAYPKFKLTQLEIRGLLDEVILPLVEAVQINAVPAVVRADPSDDKFLAAAAAGSAEAIVSGDRHLLALKTYQGIPIETSAGLIRKLQASGLIPRA; encoded by the coding sequence TTGGTCCCGCAAGAAGTGACCGACTCCCCCGCCCGGATCGTCATCGACACCAACGTTCTCGTCTCCGGACTCCTTTTCGGCGGTGTTCCGGGGCGCTTGATTGATCTCGGCGGACAAGGCCGGATGCGAATCATCGCGACTCGTGCCATTCTTCAGGAATATATCCGGGTCCTGGCCTATCCCAAGTTCAAGCTGACCCAATTGGAGATCCGAGGCTTGCTCGATGAAGTCATCCTGCCGCTGGTCGAAGCCGTACAGATCAACGCGGTGCCCGCGGTGGTCAGGGCTGATCCTTCGGACGACAAGTTCCTGGCGGCGGCCGCGGCAGGCTCAGCCGAAGCGATCGTCAGCGGGGACCGTCACCTGCTTGCCTTGAAGACCTATCAAGGAATCCCGATTGAGACGTCGGCCGGGTTGATTCGCAAGCTCCAGGCCTCGGGGCTAATTCCTAGAGCGTGA
- a CDS encoding fucose isomerase yields the protein MINIPAVKLGLVAVSRDCFPIELSCRRRIKLAAACREKGIRIAEIPTIVENEAHALEALDKLKAAGVNALVLFLGNFGPEGPTTILAQRFGGPVMFAAAAEETGKDLIDGRGDAYCGMLNASYNIGLRKLHPYIPEYPVGTADEIAGMIADFLPVARIQLGLKSLKVFAFGPRPQDFLACNAPIKPLYDLGVEVMENSELDLYDAFLQAKGAREVKAVAKDMAKELGAGNAYPDLLEKLAQFEVALTHFMKANLGASKYGVFADKCWPAFEKYFGFVPCYVNSRLAGRGIPVACEVDIYGALSEYMAVCATERPATLLDINNTVPMDMYKAAGKALHGYKPTDLFMGFHCGNTSSSCLIEGGLKHQLIMHRLIEPGKDPDITRGTLEGRIKVGDVTIFRLQATADAVLRSYMAEGEVLDIDPKSFGGIGVIAVKEMGRFYRHVLIEKRFPHHTAVAFAPAGKALYAAVRMLGVDDIGVNRPASRPYPTENPF from the coding sequence ATGATCAACATCCCCGCCGTCAAGCTGGGCCTCGTGGCCGTGAGCCGCGACTGCTTCCCGATCGAGCTGTCCTGCCGCCGCCGAATCAAGCTCGCCGCCGCCTGCCGCGAGAAGGGCATCCGCATCGCCGAGATCCCGACCATCGTCGAGAACGAGGCCCACGCCCTGGAGGCCCTGGACAAGCTGAAGGCCGCCGGCGTCAACGCCCTCGTCCTCTTCCTGGGCAACTTCGGGCCCGAGGGCCCTACCACCATCCTGGCCCAGCGCTTCGGCGGGCCGGTGATGTTCGCGGCCGCGGCCGAGGAGACGGGCAAGGACCTTATCGACGGCCGGGGCGACGCCTACTGCGGCATGCTCAACGCCTCCTACAACATCGGGCTGCGCAAGCTGCACCCCTACATACCCGAATACCCGGTCGGAACGGCGGACGAGATCGCCGGGATGATCGCGGACTTCCTGCCGGTCGCCCGGATTCAGCTGGGGCTCAAGAGCCTCAAGGTCTTCGCCTTCGGCCCCCGGCCGCAGGATTTCCTGGCTTGCAACGCCCCCATCAAGCCGCTCTACGACCTCGGGGTCGAGGTCATGGAGAACTCCGAGCTCGACCTTTACGACGCCTTCCTCCAGGCCAAGGGGGCGCGCGAGGTCAAGGCCGTGGCCAAGGACATGGCCAAGGAGCTGGGGGCCGGCAACGCTTATCCCGATTTGCTCGAGAAGCTGGCCCAGTTCGAAGTCGCCCTGACCCATTTCATGAAGGCCAACCTGGGCGCCTCGAAATACGGCGTCTTCGCCGACAAGTGCTGGCCGGCTTTCGAGAAGTATTTCGGCTTCGTGCCCTGCTACGTCAACTCGCGTCTGGCCGGCCGCGGCATCCCCGTGGCCTGCGAAGTGGATATCTACGGCGCCTTGAGCGAGTACATGGCCGTCTGCGCCACCGAACGCCCGGCCACCCTGCTCGACATCAACAACACGGTCCCCATGGACATGTACAAGGCGGCCGGCAAGGCCCTCCACGGCTACAAGCCCACCGACCTGTTCATGGGCTTCCACTGCGGCAACACGTCCTCGTCCTGCCTGATCGAGGGCGGGCTCAAGCACCAGCTCATCATGCACCGGCTGATAGAGCCAGGGAAGGACCCCGACATCACCCGGGGCACACTCGAAGGCCGGATCAAGGTCGGCGATGTGACGATCTTCCGGCTCCAGGCGACGGCCGACGCCGTCCTCCGCTCCTACATGGCCGAGGGCGAAGTCCTGGACATCGACCCGAAGTCGTTCGGCGGCATCGGTGTCATCGCCGTCAAGGAGATGGGCCGCTTCTATCGCCATGTCCTGATCGAGAAGCGCTTCCCCCACCACACCGCCGTAGCCTTCGCGCCCGCGGGCAAGGCCCTTTATGCGGCGGTTCGGATGCTGGGTGTCGACGACATCGGCGTCAACCGGCCGGCGAGCCGGCCTTACCCGACGGAGAACCCGTTTTGA
- a CDS encoding glycine C-acetyltransferase, translating into MDKRFTDHLEAELARIRAEGLYKTERVLTTTQGVEIKTEGGLKVLNFCANNYLGLCNEPRVMAAANYAFFRWGYGMASVRFICGTQKVHKELERGMADFLGMDDALLYSSAFDANGGVFEPLLDERSAIISDELNHASIIDGVRLCKAQRFVYKNCDMADLEMRLKEAEGAKTKLIVTDGVFSMDGSLAPVDQICALAEKYEALVLVDDSHATGFVGPTGRGTHEHFGVMDKVDLIVTTFGKALGGASGGCIAGRKAIIEYLRQRSRPYIFSNSLTPGIAGATLEVLKIITESTELRDRLMSNTGFFRRGMEEAGFKIVPGIHPIVPVLFGHLPNDAQLSQRFADELLQEGIYVIGFYFPVVPRGKSRIRVQISAAHSLEQIGFAIDKFKKVAKKLIG; encoded by the coding sequence ATGGACAAGCGATTCACCGATCATCTGGAAGCCGAGCTGGCCCGGATCCGGGCCGAAGGCCTGTACAAGACCGAGCGCGTTCTGACTACGACCCAGGGTGTCGAGATCAAGACGGAAGGGGGCCTCAAGGTCCTCAACTTCTGCGCGAACAATTACCTAGGCCTGTGCAACGAGCCGCGGGTCATGGCCGCCGCCAACTACGCCTTCTTCCGCTGGGGCTACGGCATGGCTTCGGTCCGGTTCATCTGCGGCACCCAAAAAGTCCACAAAGAGCTCGAGCGCGGCATGGCCGACTTCCTGGGCATGGACGACGCCCTGCTCTATTCCTCGGCCTTCGACGCCAACGGCGGCGTCTTCGAGCCCCTGCTGGACGAGCGCTCGGCCATCATCTCCGACGAGCTCAACCACGCTTCGATCATCGACGGGGTGCGGCTCTGCAAGGCTCAGCGCTTCGTCTATAAAAACTGCGACATGGCCGACCTCGAAATGCGGCTCAAGGAAGCCGAGGGAGCCAAGACCAAGCTCATCGTCACCGACGGCGTCTTCTCGATGGACGGCAGCCTCGCCCCGGTCGACCAGATCTGCGCTCTGGCCGAGAAGTACGAAGCCCTGGTCCTGGTCGACGACTCGCACGCCACCGGTTTCGTCGGCCCGACCGGACGCGGCACCCACGAGCATTTCGGCGTGATGGACAAGGTCGACCTGATCGTCACCACCTTCGGCAAGGCCTTGGGCGGAGCCTCGGGCGGCTGCATCGCCGGCCGCAAGGCGATCATCGAGTATCTCCGCCAGCGGTCGCGGCCCTACATCTTCTCCAACTCGCTGACCCCAGGCATCGCCGGCGCCACCCTGGAAGTCCTCAAGATCATCACCGAGTCGACGGAATTGCGCGACCGGCTGATGTCGAACACCGGGTTTTTCCGGCGGGGCATGGAGGAGGCCGGGTTCAAGATCGTGCCCGGCATCCACCCCATCGTCCCGGTCCTTTTTGGTCACCTGCCCAATGACGCCCAGCTCAGCCAACGCTTCGCCGACGAGCTGCTGCAGGAGGGGATCTACGTTATCGGGTTCTACTTCCCGGTCGTCCCCCGGGGCAAGTCCCGCATCCGGGTCCAGATCAGCGCCGCCCACAGCCTGGAGCAGATCGGCTTCGCCATCGACAAGTTCAAGAAGGTCGCCAAAAAGCTGATCGGCTGA
- a CDS encoding AbrB/MazE/SpoVT family DNA-binding domain-containing protein encodes MLCKRTYKNQITLPKKVMEKFEGVEYFQAEVQEGKIVLDPVQITSASESVLGQVRRKAAALGLTDKDVEDAVAWSRKK; translated from the coding sequence ATGCTTTGCAAGCGCACTTATAAAAACCAGATCACCCTCCCCAAGAAGGTCATGGAGAAGTTCGAAGGGGTCGAATACTTCCAGGCCGAAGTCCAGGAGGGCAAGATCGTCCTGGACCCCGTCCAGATCACCTCCGCGTCCGAGTCGGTTCTCGGGCAGGTCCGCCGCAAGGCCGCCGCGCTCGGACTGACCGACAAGGATGTCGAAGACGCCGTGGCTTGGTCCCGCAAGAAGTGA
- a CDS encoding polyprenyl synthetase family protein, with protein MPDRSSFPEYLAGVKVEVGAFLDQYLAGASRRYGRVNAWGPDAAGRLRVFVRTGKMLRAGMVVAGYSAAGKRPGTAVVRAGAAVELIQAGLLIHDDIIDHDLFRRGGPSLHVQYARQGAKSGAMDPDHFGEGMGICLGDIALFMGFEILAGLPIHPATRAAVLGLWSDDLCRVGLAQMQDLNFSQTFPDTAESEIRRLYINKTGRYTFSAPMRTGAILGGASPRLQARLAKLGETMGLLFQWRDDELGLYGDAKELGKPIGSDIREAKLTLLMRRLFDRTGGKDRKRLVVIFGNPGLNAAMLREVRAIADRSGVQAGLHVEMDRLKTRTGLVIDALSAPLGARLRLRSALDYVVERNK; from the coding sequence ATGCCTGATCGTTCCTCCTTCCCGGAGTATCTGGCCGGCGTCAAGGTCGAGGTCGGGGCGTTTCTCGATCAGTACCTGGCCGGTGCTTCACGGCGCTACGGTCGGGTCAACGCCTGGGGGCCGGATGCGGCGGGCCGGCTGCGCGTCTTTGTCCGGACCGGCAAGATGCTGCGGGCCGGCATGGTGGTCGCCGGGTATAGCGCGGCCGGCAAGCGGCCGGGAACCGCCGTTGTCCGGGCCGGCGCCGCGGTCGAGCTTATCCAAGCCGGCCTGCTCATCCACGACGACATCATCGATCACGACCTCTTCCGGCGGGGCGGCCCATCGCTCCACGTCCAATATGCACGGCAGGGCGCCAAATCCGGAGCGATGGACCCGGACCATTTCGGCGAAGGGATGGGCATCTGCCTGGGCGACATCGCCCTGTTTATGGGCTTCGAGATTCTGGCCGGCCTGCCCATCCATCCCGCGACGAGGGCGGCCGTCCTGGGGCTCTGGTCGGACGACCTCTGCCGGGTCGGCCTGGCCCAAATGCAGGACCTGAACTTCAGCCAGACTTTTCCCGACACGGCGGAATCGGAGATCCGCCGCCTCTACATCAACAAAACGGGCCGCTATACGTTTTCGGCGCCCATGCGGACCGGGGCCATCCTGGGCGGAGCCTCCCCGCGGCTCCAGGCCCGCCTGGCTAAGCTGGGCGAGACGATGGGCCTTCTTTTCCAATGGCGCGACGACGAGCTGGGGCTATATGGCGACGCCAAGGAGCTCGGCAAGCCCATCGGGTCGGATATCCGCGAAGCCAAGCTGACCCTGTTGATGCGCCGGTTGTTCGATCGGACGGGGGGCAAGGACCGCAAAAGGCTTGTCGTGATCTTCGGGAATCCCGGCCTGAACGCGGCCATGCTCCGCGAGGTTCGCGCCATCGCCGACCGGAGCGGCGTCCAGGCGGGCCTCCACGTCGAGATGGACCGGCTGAAGACCCGGACCGGCCTTGTCATTGACGCCTTGAGCGCCCCGCTCGGCGCCCGCCTTCGCCTCCGTTCGGCCTTGGATTACGTCGTCGAGCGGAACAAATAG
- a CDS encoding ribulokinase — translation MPKPAAAFALGLDFGTNSVRALIVDIRNGREVATSVFPYPSGRAGIILDARNPDLARQHPADYLHGIEVVVRRTLAQARKKDRSFKPARIIGIGVDTTGSTPIPVDKDGLPLCFKKEFSRNPNAMAWLWKDHTGFAEAAEFTALAAREHPEYLAKCGGTYSSEWFFSKILHCLRVDPAVFVAAASWVECCDWITAALVGDTRPDRIKRSRCAAGHKALFNAAWGGLPAADFLTKLDPKLGALRARLFDKTYTADVVAGGLSPAWAAALGLPEETPVAVGAFDAHLGAIGSGIVPGTLVKIVGTSTCDIAVWPSDKPLADIPGLCGIVDGSVLPGAFGLEAGQSAVGDIFNWFVDCIQPGGPRLGSHEALTKEATRIRPGQSGLLALDWNNGNRTILVDQRLTGLLVGQTLHTQPAEIYRALIEATAFGARTIIERLREYGVGIDRVVNCGGIAEKNPLVMQIYADVIGLEMKVARSAQTCALGSAIAGAVAAGPAAGGFKDFASAQAAICGVKARSYKPDPARRKIYAEIYPLYRRLHDAFGIKDAPGALYPLMKSLLAIRDRVLAEK, via the coding sequence ATGCCCAAGCCGGCCGCCGCCTTTGCCCTCGGGCTCGATTTCGGGACGAATTCCGTCCGGGCCCTGATCGTCGATATCCGCAATGGACGCGAGGTCGCGACCTCGGTCTTCCCCTACCCCAGCGGGAGGGCCGGCATCATCCTGGACGCCCGCAATCCGGACCTGGCCCGCCAGCATCCGGCCGACTACCTGCACGGGATCGAGGTCGTCGTCCGGCGGACCCTGGCCCAGGCCCGTAAAAAGGACCGCTCTTTCAAGCCCGCCCGGATCATCGGCATCGGTGTCGACACGACCGGCTCCACACCCATCCCGGTGGACAAAGACGGCTTGCCCCTCTGCTTCAAAAAAGAGTTTTCCCGCAACCCCAACGCCATGGCCTGGCTGTGGAAGGATCACACCGGGTTCGCCGAAGCGGCCGAGTTCACCGCCCTGGCCGCCCGGGAGCATCCCGAGTATCTGGCCAAGTGCGGCGGCACCTACTCCTCGGAATGGTTTTTCAGCAAGATTCTTCATTGCCTGCGGGTCGACCCGGCCGTTTTCGTCGCCGCCGCAAGCTGGGTGGAATGCTGCGACTGGATCACGGCCGCCCTGGTCGGCGACACCCGGCCCGACCGCATCAAGCGGAGCCGTTGCGCCGCGGGCCACAAGGCCCTATTCAACGCGGCCTGGGGCGGCTTGCCGGCGGCGGACTTCCTGACCAAGCTCGACCCAAAGTTAGGGGCGCTTCGAGCCCGGCTTTTCGATAAAACCTACACGGCTGACGTCGTCGCCGGCGGGCTGTCGCCGGCCTGGGCCGCGGCCCTAGGCCTGCCGGAAGAGACGCCCGTTGCGGTCGGCGCCTTCGACGCCCACCTGGGCGCCATCGGCTCGGGCATCGTCCCCGGAACGCTGGTCAAGATCGTCGGCACGAGCACTTGCGACATCGCGGTCTGGCCGAGCGACAAGCCGCTGGCCGACATTCCCGGGCTGTGCGGCATCGTTGACGGCTCGGTCCTGCCGGGCGCCTTCGGGCTGGAGGCCGGGCAATCGGCCGTCGGGGACATCTTCAACTGGTTCGTGGACTGCATCCAACCGGGCGGCCCCCGTCTAGGCTCACACGAGGCGCTGACCAAGGAAGCCACCCGAATCAGGCCCGGGCAATCCGGCTTGCTGGCTTTAGACTGGAACAACGGCAACCGGACGATCCTGGTCGACCAGCGCCTGACCGGGCTGCTCGTCGGGCAGACGCTCCACACCCAGCCGGCCGAGATCTACCGGGCTCTTATCGAGGCGACCGCATTCGGCGCCCGGACCATCATCGAGAGGCTTCGGGAATATGGCGTCGGGATCGACCGGGTCGTCAACTGCGGCGGCATCGCCGAAAAGAATCCCCTGGTCATGCAGATCTATGCCGATGTGATCGGGCTGGAGATGAAGGTCGCCCGTTCGGCCCAAACCTGCGCCCTGGGCTCGGCCATCGCCGGCGCCGTGGCGGCGGGACCCGCGGCGGGCGGTTTCAAGGACTTCGCCTCGGCGCAAGCGGCGATTTGCGGCGTCAAGGCCCGATCCTACAAACCCGATCCAGCCCGCCGCAAAATCTACGCTGAGATCTATCCCCTCTACCGCAGGCTCCACGACGCCTTCGGCATCAAAGACGCCCCCGGCGCCCTCTATCCCCTCATGAAAAGCCTGCTGGCCATCCGGGACCGCGTCCTGGCCGAGAAATGA
- the ispH gene encoding 4-hydroxy-3-methylbut-2-enyl diphosphate reductase: MRITLSGNLSYCFGVRKTLTLVEDLLARNPDRTYYMYGEIVHNELVIRGLRAKGLSIIRDLTQIGPTGSVIIPSHGAPLGVFEDLQARGVDVIDATCPMVRLIHEKARRLEADGFTVVIIGDPRHDEVRGIAGHVDRALVFRHPADVTAASLAGVGRAGIVVQSTFIREEARAVLEAVRALVPEVLFEDTICRPTSERQEEVRRMAARHDCVLIVGSRRSANTRHLYDLAGGEKACVHFVDDPEQVAELPIPSGASVFVASGASTPMSAVERVVELLERRKTPAPSSETHA; the protein is encoded by the coding sequence ATGCGCATCACCCTCTCGGGCAACCTCAGTTACTGCTTCGGCGTCCGCAAGACGCTGACCCTGGTCGAGGACCTGTTGGCCCGCAACCCCGACCGGACCTACTACATGTACGGCGAGATCGTTCACAACGAGCTCGTCATTCGCGGCCTGCGGGCCAAGGGCTTGAGCATCATCCGCGACCTGACCCAGATCGGGCCGACCGGCAGCGTCATCATCCCCAGCCACGGCGCCCCCCTGGGGGTCTTCGAGGATCTGCAGGCTCGCGGCGTCGACGTCATCGACGCCACCTGCCCGATGGTTCGCCTGATCCACGAAAAGGCCCGCCGGCTTGAGGCGGACGGTTTCACTGTCGTCATCATCGGCGATCCCCGCCACGACGAGGTCCGGGGCATCGCCGGCCATGTCGACCGGGCTCTGGTCTTCCGCCACCCCGCCGACGTCACTGCAGCTTCGCTGGCCGGTGTCGGCCGGGCCGGGATCGTTGTCCAGTCGACCTTTATCCGCGAGGAAGCTCGGGCCGTCCTGGAGGCGGTTCGGGCGCTGGTTCCCGAGGTTCTCTTCGAAGACACGATCTGCCGGCCGACCTCCGAGCGGCAGGAGGAAGTCCGTCGCATGGCCGCCCGGCACGATTGCGTGCTGATCGTCGGATCGCGGCGCAGCGCCAACACCCGCCATCTCTACGATTTGGCCGGCGGCGAGAAGGCCTGCGTCCATTTCGTGGACGATCCCGAGCAGGTGGCCGAACTGCCGATCCCGTCGGGCGCTTCGGTCTTCGTGGCTTCGGGCGCCTCGACCCCCATGTCGGCCGTCGAGAGAGTGGTCGAACTCCTGGAGCGACGGAAAACCCCGGCGCCGAGTAGCGAAACCCATGCCTGA
- a CDS encoding energy transducer TonB, producing MKNPRHLLIALTVCCGLVLASSQGWAEPAAVQAATVPDRGHALLNKLDSFFESLMGGVLAPDSAAKTLAGLKVESEQARARGAVTEDFFRRYARIVRTVRLVVATDPNAAQAASAEKEIGLFIKDILGQGLEADASVSQQINKLSEAVAKEIAALRRGLIERGIPYSDATDEPVREKDLPVAPKQIKDVRPVYPAVAQNARVQGVVILEALIDIQGNVKPGKIIYSIPLLDQAAIDAVAQWKYEPTFVDGKPVEVILTVTVTFTL from the coding sequence ATGAAGAATCCCCGCCATCTACTGATCGCTCTCACCGTCTGCTGCGGCCTTGTCTTGGCTTCATCCCAAGGCTGGGCCGAGCCCGCCGCTGTTCAGGCCGCAACCGTTCCAGATCGGGGGCACGCTCTCCTGAACAAGCTGGATTCTTTCTTCGAGAGCTTGATGGGCGGAGTCCTCGCGCCGGATTCGGCTGCCAAGACGCTGGCTGGACTCAAGGTCGAGTCGGAACAGGCGCGGGCGCGGGGCGCGGTTACGGAGGACTTCTTCCGTCGCTACGCCCGCATCGTCCGGACGGTCCGGCTGGTCGTGGCGACGGATCCGAATGCCGCTCAGGCCGCGAGCGCGGAAAAGGAGATCGGTCTCTTCATCAAGGACATCCTCGGGCAGGGCTTGGAGGCGGATGCCTCTGTCTCCCAGCAGATCAACAAGCTGTCCGAAGCCGTGGCCAAGGAGATCGCCGCGCTCCGGCGCGGCTTGATCGAGCGGGGTATCCCGTATTCCGACGCGACTGACGAGCCGGTGCGGGAGAAGGATCTGCCGGTCGCTCCCAAGCAGATCAAGGACGTCCGGCCCGTCTATCCGGCCGTGGCCCAGAACGCCCGGGTGCAAGGGGTCGTCATCTTGGAAGCGCTTATCGATATCCAGGGCAACGTGAAACCGGGCAAGATCATCTACTCCATTCCGCTGCTTGATCAGGCGGCCATCGACGCCGTCGCGCAGTGGAAGTACGAGCCGACGTTTGTCGACGGCAAGCCCGTCGAGGTAATTCTGACGGTGACCGTGACCTTCACGCTCTAG
- a CDS encoding CopG family transcriptional regulator: MSENTKRYTVYLQEDLHRALKVKAAETGYSVSDLVNNAVRLALREDAEDLAAFEERKNERIVSFEDVVKKLKADGKL; encoded by the coding sequence ATGAGTGAAAACACGAAAAGATACACAGTCTATCTTCAAGAAGATCTGCATCGAGCGCTCAAGGTTAAAGCCGCCGAGACGGGATATTCCGTCTCGGACCTGGTCAACAATGCCGTCCGCTTGGCCTTGCGCGAGGATGCCGAGGATCTAGCAGCATTCGAGGAACGGAAAAACGAAAGAATAGTTTCCTTCGAGGACGTGGTCAAAAAACTGAAAGCCGATGGCAAGCTATAA